One stretch of Roseovarius mucosus DNA includes these proteins:
- the fliF gene encoding flagellar basal-body MS-ring/collar protein FliF, protein MQQITRLWQALTLRNRIIVIGAAFVMFWAVLALARLASTPSMTLLYAGLESSAAGEVVAALEQQGVTYEVRNDAILVDSTRRDELRMILAGEGLPRSGTSGYELLDGLSGFGTTSQMFDAAYWRAKEGELARTIVSHPAIVAARVHIASTGANPFQRNVHRSASVSVSTNGAAVSAKHARALQFLVASAVADLTPDDVSIIDAEGTLLSGAEEAKTNTADERAEGLRLRAQRLLEARVGHGNAVVEIALETVTQTESTRERRFDPEGRVAISTDTEERANTSNGTDNGVTVASNLPDGDAAAAATSASENTETRERVNYEVSSTEREVIQQPGAIKRMTVAILINGITTPDASGTPIFAPRPEEELTALGDLVGSAVGLDETRGDALTIRTLQFEPSAPIGTLVEAGLLERLAIDTMTLVQSLVLAIVALVLGLFVLRPILSRPVPLATPQLSAPIRRAPVQDPALTPLSGVIEDGDIDVAGLSDVSEAPQISLRPRLDGGTDDPVSRLRALIGQRQEETVEILRNWLEAEEERA, encoded by the coding sequence ATGCAGCAGATCACAAGGCTCTGGCAGGCGCTGACCCTGCGCAATCGTATCATCGTCATCGGCGCGGCATTTGTGATGTTCTGGGCGGTTTTGGCCCTTGCGCGCTTGGCGTCCACGCCCAGCATGACCTTGCTTTACGCAGGCCTAGAAAGCAGCGCGGCGGGCGAGGTTGTCGCAGCCCTCGAGCAGCAAGGCGTCACATATGAAGTGCGCAACGACGCGATTCTTGTCGACTCGACACGTCGGGATGAGCTGCGCATGATCCTCGCGGGCGAGGGGCTCCCGAGGTCGGGCACGAGCGGGTATGAGCTTCTGGATGGATTGTCTGGCTTTGGCACCACATCACAGATGTTCGACGCCGCCTATTGGCGCGCCAAAGAAGGCGAACTGGCCCGGACCATCGTCTCGCATCCTGCGATTGTGGCGGCCCGGGTTCATATCGCGTCGACCGGTGCCAATCCGTTTCAGCGCAATGTGCATCGGTCCGCTTCGGTCTCGGTCAGTACCAATGGGGCCGCAGTTTCTGCCAAACATGCGCGCGCGCTACAATTCCTCGTCGCCTCTGCTGTGGCTGATCTTACGCCTGATGATGTGTCCATTATTGATGCCGAGGGGACATTGCTCAGCGGTGCCGAAGAAGCCAAGACCAACACCGCCGATGAACGGGCAGAGGGGCTGCGCCTGCGCGCGCAACGTCTGCTCGAGGCGCGTGTCGGACATGGAAATGCGGTCGTCGAGATTGCGCTGGAAACGGTGACGCAAACCGAATCAACCCGCGAGAGACGGTTTGATCCCGAGGGGCGTGTTGCGATCAGCACCGATACCGAAGAGCGCGCGAACACCTCAAATGGCACGGACAATGGCGTCACGGTTGCCTCGAACCTACCAGATGGGGATGCGGCAGCGGCAGCGACGTCGGCCAGCGAGAACACCGAGACACGCGAACGGGTGAATTACGAGGTGTCCAGCACAGAGCGCGAAGTCATCCAGCAACCCGGTGCTATCAAGCGCATGACCGTTGCGATCCTGATCAACGGGATTACCACTCCAGACGCGAGCGGCACGCCAATCTTTGCGCCGCGCCCCGAAGAGGAGCTGACCGCGCTCGGAGATCTTGTGGGCTCTGCGGTGGGTCTTGATGAAACGCGCGGCGACGCGCTCACGATTCGCACCTTGCAATTCGAACCGTCAGCGCCCATCGGCACTCTGGTCGAAGCGGGGTTACTTGAGCGCCTTGCGATCGACACAATGACCTTGGTGCAATCGCTGGTTCTAGCCATCGTGGCCCTTGTGCTTGGCCTGTTTGTGCTGCGTCCGATTCTCTCGCGCCCCGTCCCTCTGGCCACCCCACAACTGAGCGCCCCAATCCGGCGCGCCCCGGTGCAAGACCCCGCACTTACCCCCCTGTCCGGCGTAATCGAGGATGGCGACATCGACGTAGCAGGCCTGTCCGACGTGTCTGAGGCACCTCAGATTTCTCTGCGCCCGCGTCTTGATGGGGGCACAGACGATCCGGTCTCACGCTTGCGCGCGCTGATCGGTCAACGCCAAGAGGAAACCGTCGAGATCTTGCGCAACTGGCTGGAAGCTGAAGAGGAGAGAGCCTGA
- a CDS encoding flagellar biosynthesis protein translates to MSITHLLNEFGAFTQGKPIAITDVSLEEERLEAFEKGYQAGWEDCVKSQVDDGRRITADLVQNLQDISFTYEEVHAAIMGAMQQLLQEITQTVLPPISHAMLIPHVTEILHDLLEANGRQPLQIAAGPADLAILRRLSAEIPDLACTLTEDPTLASGQVCVRLGESERALDMPDVLLRIEQAISGFFQQNQRIVA, encoded by the coding sequence ATGTCGATCACACATCTTTTGAACGAATTTGGCGCGTTCACTCAGGGTAAGCCTATCGCGATCACGGATGTCTCGCTCGAGGAAGAACGCCTAGAAGCCTTTGAGAAAGGGTATCAGGCGGGTTGGGAAGATTGTGTGAAATCGCAGGTAGACGACGGGCGCAGGATCACCGCCGATCTTGTCCAAAACCTGCAAGACATCAGCTTTACCTATGAAGAGGTGCATGCCGCGATCATGGGCGCGATGCAGCAACTTTTGCAGGAAATCACCCAAACGGTTCTGCCACCGATCAGCCACGCGATGCTGATCCCGCATGTGACCGAAATTCTGCACGACTTGCTGGAAGCCAATGGGCGTCAGCCTTTGCAGATTGCCGCCGGTCCGGCAGATCTTGCAATCCTGCGCCGCCTCAGCGCCGAAATACCCGACCTTGCCTGCACCCTGACAGAGGATCCAACCTTGGCAAGCGGTCAGGTTTGCGTGCGCCTAGGCGAGAGCGAGCGCGCTCTTGACATGCCGGATGTCCTGCTTCGGATCGAGCAGGCGATATCCGGTTTCTTTCAGCAAAATCAGAGGATAGTGGCGTGA
- a CDS encoding FliM/FliN family flagellar motor switch protein yields the protein MDNKTGGNETHVNDLQNPFSSVPIEITVSVGKARPLIRDLLKLGKNAVLVLDRRVDDAVELYVGERLIARGQLEELAGDQQGQIAVRVTEVANLQDGL from the coding sequence ATGGATAACAAAACTGGCGGCAATGAAACCCACGTCAACGATCTGCAAAACCCGTTCTCGTCAGTCCCGATCGAGATCACGGTTTCAGTCGGCAAGGCACGCCCGCTGATCAGAGACCTTCTTAAACTTGGCAAGAACGCCGTTCTGGTTCTCGACCGGCGTGTTGACGATGCGGTCGAACTCTACGTCGGCGAGCGCCTGATAGCGCGCGGTCAACTCGAAGAGCTGGCCGGCGATCAACAAGGCCAGATTGCCGTGCGCGTGACCGAAGTTGCGAATTTGCAGGACGGGTTGTGA
- the fliP gene encoding flagellar type III secretion system pore protein FliP (The bacterial flagellar biogenesis protein FliP forms a type III secretion system (T3SS)-type pore required for flagellar assembly.) has product MKSGLILIGLSTLFLGALATGAPAQDLTLSLGDDASLSARTLQLIALITVLSLAPGIAIMVTCFPFVVTVLSILRQGIGLQQSPPNMLIVSLALFLTFFVMEPVFTQAWETGIEPLLQERLSPDLAIERTLAPFRVFMLGRVDPDTLATIAALRPETITPSAGPDAPLSILIPSFMLSEIARAFQIGFLVFLPFLIIDLVVAAILMSMGMMMVPPAIVSLPFKLAFFVIADGWTLIAESLVRGYL; this is encoded by the coding sequence ATGAAGTCTGGTCTGATCCTCATCGGACTGAGCACCCTCTTTCTAGGAGCGCTTGCCACCGGTGCTCCGGCACAAGATCTGACCCTGTCCTTGGGCGATGACGCCTCACTCTCAGCACGAACACTGCAACTGATCGCTTTGATCACCGTGCTCAGCCTCGCGCCTGGGATTGCCATTATGGTCACGTGCTTCCCCTTTGTCGTCACGGTCCTATCGATCCTGAGGCAAGGGATCGGTCTTCAACAATCCCCGCCCAATATGCTGATCGTCAGCCTCGCACTCTTTCTTACCTTCTTCGTGATGGAGCCGGTCTTTACCCAAGCCTGGGAGACCGGGATTGAACCGCTGTTACAGGAACGCTTGTCCCCTGATCTGGCCATTGAACGGACGCTGGCACCGTTCCGCGTGTTCATGTTGGGCCGTGTCGACCCCGACACTTTGGCAACCATAGCCGCCCTGCGCCCTGAAACGATCACCCCCTCCGCAGGACCGGACGCGCCGCTTTCAATTCTCATTCCAAGCTTCATGCTCTCGGAAATCGCGCGCGCCTTTCAGATCGGATTTCTGGTATTTCTACCGTTTCTGATCATTGATCTCGTGGTTGCGGCCATCCTGATGTCGATGGGCATGATGATGGTTCCGCCTGCCATCGTCTCTTTGCCCTTCAAGCTTGCGTTCTTTGTTATCGCCGATGGCTGGACGCTGATCGCCGAGAGCCTTGTACGCGGCTATCTGTAG
- a CDS encoding glycosyltransferase family 2 protein, with protein MHILGMTCLRDDGPYIVEWLAHHLMLGFDRMLVCSHDCTDGSAELLEALAQDPRIVHLDFSPKGGKSVQWQALRQLRDSESYKNADWALFFDCDEFLCGRFNNLRKLLADYERQAGPFDALALPWRLFGYGGHKQRSAGLTPERFTRAAPFDLHFPLAHLFKTLHRPAAFRQPGVHRPRARQRHVPSWIGPDGKRLTEGFAANDSAISLYGAVNGPPVAWLNHYSLRSVEEFMLKRARGLPNHMDREIGIAYWAERNWNTVDAPEILPMMSHTRQEFERLMALPGVAAAHTACLSAHTSRYQALMLDIDAVRLAFRVGFLTDSTPPSAEEGRAFLTAQMQMARGDAET; from the coding sequence TTGCATATTCTGGGAATGACCTGTCTGCGCGATGACGGCCCCTATATCGTAGAGTGGCTTGCGCACCATCTGATGCTCGGCTTTGACCGCATGCTGGTTTGCAGCCATGACTGCACCGATGGCAGCGCGGAACTGCTGGAAGCACTGGCCCAGGACCCACGGATCGTGCATCTGGATTTTTCCCCGAAGGGTGGCAAATCCGTGCAATGGCAAGCGTTGCGCCAATTGCGCGATAGCGAAAGCTACAAGAATGCCGATTGGGCGCTCTTCTTTGATTGTGACGAATTTCTTTGCGGCCGTTTCAACAACCTCCGCAAGCTGCTTGCGGACTACGAGAGGCAGGCAGGCCCATTCGACGCCCTCGCCTTGCCATGGCGGTTGTTCGGCTATGGCGGTCACAAACAGCGCAGTGCAGGCCTGACGCCAGAGCGTTTCACCCGCGCGGCACCGTTTGATTTGCATTTCCCGCTCGCTCATCTCTTCAAGACACTGCACCGGCCAGCGGCCTTTCGGCAACCCGGCGTCCACCGCCCGCGCGCACGTCAGCGTCACGTCCCATCCTGGATAGGTCCAGACGGCAAGCGCCTGACCGAGGGGTTCGCGGCCAATGACAGTGCCATCTCGCTTTATGGTGCAGTTAACGGCCCACCTGTGGCTTGGCTCAACCATTATTCTTTGCGCTCGGTCGAAGAATTCATGCTCAAACGTGCCCGCGGATTGCCCAATCATATGGACCGCGAAATCGGGATCGCTTACTGGGCAGAACGCAATTGGAATACCGTCGACGCACCAGAGATTTTGCCCATGATGAGCCATACAAGGCAAGAATTCGAGAGGCTCATGGCCCTTCCGGGTGTCGCCGCGGCGCATACGGCCTGCCTCTCGGCGCATACTAGCCGCTACCAAGCGCTGATGCTGGATATCGACGCCGTTCGGCTGGCATTCAGAGTAGGGTTTCTCACGGATAGCACCCCCCCTTCTGCCGAAGAAGGCCGTGCCTTTTTGACGGCACAGATGCAAATGGCCAGAGGTGACGCCGAAACATGA
- a CDS encoding glycosyltransferase family 2 protein — MNGQVIERRMAGQTREGIVLLDAVETRHEGERRVTLFFAPKVEPAQIQPPKGAVLQAEMSVGGAPILVYSAPEGRLAFQTPKGVIDVMPAEAEFTLMEGRDTIAAVRNGEDAATVLTWLSFHADQQRMTGAVILDRARPGTDPEFARALRDGLRESGLDIIVILLTSDQPLGYPDAPPEAHPFCVPEAPGKDRMEIPPPSPWDSPLAALSYYEIARHRFLAEARAVANIDVHDLVATGPETIFDSAVAARGGLITLIGRHCYPWRVRSGQPTRFADHSCVQFDSGGGRQRWCLAPSKLPKDAVWRLLRVGNARPDAARTQGFYRHMALRHPTGSISRIVPKSSLIEHPPLLERAQSYFEHTPVRMPEIAPDPVHGGRGRAAIVTTMKNEGPFILEWLAYHRAVGFDDILVYTNDCTDGTDTMLHLLERKGYVQHRDNRFREMDMPPQHAALQSAESEPLIKSATWITCIDVDEYINIKTGDGTLDALFEAVPEANMIAMTWRLFGNGDVRDYVDRPITEQFLRCAPEFARKPHQAWGFKTLFKNIGLFKKLGVHRPKGLNPQLWEEINWVNGSGKPLPRDMYRNGWRSTIETYGYDLVQLNHYAVRSAESFLVKRDRGRVNHVDRDQGLAYWFRMNNNFEEDLSIQPRLAKMQAELDRLMQDPEIAAAHHHSVACHRAKIDELRATENYSNFFAELTSPRMEHLSRLHGHFGSNVFLSGPGVIPDEIALRDPAAEWFFTVDLQGDTAH; from the coding sequence ATGAATGGGCAAGTGATCGAACGCCGTATGGCGGGCCAAACGCGTGAGGGGATTGTCCTGCTCGATGCCGTCGAAACGCGCCACGAGGGCGAGCGACGGGTCACGCTCTTTTTTGCCCCTAAGGTTGAACCAGCTCAGATACAGCCCCCAAAGGGTGCCGTGTTGCAGGCGGAAATGAGTGTGGGCGGTGCGCCCATCCTTGTCTATTCCGCTCCCGAAGGTCGTCTGGCGTTCCAGACGCCCAAAGGCGTGATAGATGTGATGCCCGCCGAGGCCGAATTCACGCTGATGGAGGGGCGAGACACCATCGCCGCCGTACGAAACGGAGAGGATGCCGCCACAGTTCTGACCTGGCTTTCGTTCCATGCTGATCAGCAGCGCATGACTGGTGCGGTGATCCTTGACCGGGCGCGCCCCGGAACAGATCCGGAGTTTGCGCGCGCGCTTCGGGACGGTCTCCGAGAGAGCGGGCTCGACATCATAGTGATCCTGCTGACAAGCGATCAGCCGCTCGGATATCCCGACGCGCCCCCCGAGGCCCATCCCTTTTGTGTGCCAGAGGCACCGGGCAAAGACCGGATGGAAATCCCCCCACCCTCCCCTTGGGATTCGCCCCTCGCCGCGCTCAGTTACTACGAAATTGCCCGCCACCGCTTTTTGGCCGAGGCCCGTGCTGTGGCCAATATCGACGTGCACGATCTTGTGGCAACGGGGCCCGAGACGATTTTTGACAGCGCCGTTGCCGCACGGGGGGGGCTTATCACCCTCATCGGGCGGCATTGCTATCCTTGGCGCGTGCGCAGTGGTCAGCCGACGCGCTTTGCCGATCATAGCTGCGTTCAGTTCGACTCGGGCGGTGGGCGACAACGCTGGTGCCTTGCCCCGTCGAAATTGCCCAAGGATGCGGTCTGGCGCCTGTTGCGAGTGGGCAATGCACGCCCCGATGCGGCGCGCACGCAGGGGTTCTATCGGCATATGGCACTGCGCCATCCGACGGGATCAATTTCACGGATCGTGCCGAAATCCTCGCTGATCGAGCATCCGCCCCTGCTAGAGCGCGCGCAATCCTATTTCGAGCACACTCCCGTTCGCATGCCCGAAATCGCACCTGATCCGGTGCATGGCGGGCGCGGTCGCGCCGCAATTGTCACCACTATGAAGAACGAGGGACCCTTCATTCTCGAATGGTTGGCCTATCATCGCGCTGTCGGGTTTGACGATATCCTTGTCTATACGAACGACTGCACCGACGGCACGGACACCATGCTGCACCTGTTGGAGCGCAAAGGTTACGTGCAGCACCGCGACAACCGCTTTCGCGAAATGGACATGCCCCCGCAACACGCTGCGTTGCAATCGGCCGAAAGCGAACCGCTGATCAAGTCCGCCACCTGGATCACCTGCATCGACGTGGATGAATACATCAACATCAAAACAGGCGACGGCACGCTTGATGCGCTGTTTGAGGCGGTGCCAGAGGCCAATATGATCGCGATGACCTGGCGGCTTTTTGGCAATGGCGATGTGCGGGACTATGTCGACCGCCCCATTACCGAACAGTTCCTGCGCTGCGCCCCGGAATTTGCACGCAAGCCGCATCAGGCCTGGGGGTTTAAGACCCTTTTCAAGAACATCGGCCTTTTCAAGAAACTAGGTGTGCATCGACCCAAGGGACTCAACCCCCAACTCTGGGAAGAGATCAACTGGGTCAATGGGTCGGGCAAACCCCTGCCTCGCGACATGTATCGCAACGGCTGGCGCTCGACGATCGAGACCTATGGCTATGATCTCGTGCAGCTCAATCACTACGCCGTCCGATCTGCCGAGAGTTTTCTGGTCAAGCGTGACAGAGGCCGCGTCAACCATGTGGACCGCGATCAGGGCCTCGCCTACTGGTTTCGCATGAACAACAACTTCGAAGAAGACCTCTCGATTCAACCGCGCCTTGCCAAGATGCAGGCAGAACTTGACCGGCTCATGCAGGACCCCGAGATCGCCGCCGCGCATCACCATTCGGTTGCCTGTCACAGGGCCAAGATAGACGAATTGCGCGCCACCGAGAATTACAGCAATTTTTTCGCAGAATTGACCAGCCCCCGCATGGAACATCTGTCGCGGTTGCATGGTCACTTTGGATCGAATGTCTTTCTCTCTGGTCCCGGCGTTATTCCTGACGAAATCGCCCTACGCGACCCCGCGGCAGAATGGTTCTTTACCGTGGATTTGCAGGGCGATACCGCGCACTAA
- a CDS encoding glycosyltransferase family 2 protein, which yields MSTETYTVVSTMKNEAPYILEWVAHYKTLGFDHILVCTNDCTDTTVEILRRLQEMGHVTQHDTVVRKAGIHRSALRQASRRYDIVLNASWVFVCDVDEFLNIHLGDGSVRALVAGSGADADVISVPWRVFGPDGVEQFADKPVTEQFTKGEYEWDAEARPNTGKFVKSLYTNQHKFQRMGLHAPVSRDEHVPTTRRVLPGGIDYVVNGLRTDNPPLFTHAQVNHYALRSMESFLVKRARGRANHSHHVLGKEYWDKFNLNDETDTSIARYSEQTSEWLERFKRDPQLADLHAKGVEWHRRKAASLRMDPDMDELVSAIEADLG from the coding sequence ATGAGCACAGAAACCTATACCGTCGTCTCGACGATGAAGAACGAGGCGCCCTATATCCTCGAATGGGTGGCGCATTACAAAACGCTCGGTTTCGATCATATTCTTGTCTGCACCAATGATTGCACCGATACGACAGTCGAGATCCTGCGGCGATTGCAAGAGATGGGCCATGTCACGCAACATGACACGGTCGTGCGCAAGGCGGGCATTCATCGGAGTGCCCTGCGGCAGGCCAGCCGCCGCTATGATATTGTGCTGAATGCCTCTTGGGTTTTTGTGTGCGATGTAGACGAATTCCTGAATATTCATCTTGGCGACGGCTCGGTTCGGGCGCTGGTCGCGGGGTCTGGCGCGGATGCGGATGTGATTTCAGTGCCGTGGCGCGTGTTTGGTCCCGATGGTGTCGAGCAGTTCGCGGATAAACCCGTCACTGAACAATTCACCAAGGGTGAATATGAATGGGACGCCGAGGCGCGGCCCAACACCGGTAAGTTTGTCAAATCGCTCTACACCAACCAGCACAAGTTTCAACGGATGGGCCTGCATGCGCCGGTGTCGCGTGACGAGCATGTTCCGACCACGCGGCGCGTCCTGCCCGGCGGGATTGATTATGTCGTGAACGGGCTTCGCACCGACAATCCGCCTCTTTTTACGCATGCGCAGGTTAACCACTATGCGTTGCGCTCGATGGAGAGTTTCTTGGTCAAGCGCGCACGCGGGCGGGCCAATCATTCGCATCACGTTCTGGGCAAAGAGTATTGGGACAAGTTCAATCTGAACGATGAAACCGATACGTCGATTGCGCGCTACAGCGAACAGACGTCTGAATGGCTGGAGCGTTTCAAGCGTGATCCTCAATTGGCTGACTTGCACGCCAAAGGGGTCGAGTGGCACCGGCGCAAGGCGGCGTCATTGCGGATGGACCCGGATATGGACGAGCTTGTCTCGGCGATTGAGGCTGACTTGGGTTAG
- a CDS encoding flagellar basal body P-ring protein FlgI — MALALALAGVTAAASPIRIKDLVEFDGVRGNDLVGYGLVVGLNGTGDGLRNAPFTEEIMSNILERLGINVSGEQFRPKNVAAVFVTAELPPFARAGSQIDVTISAIGDAKSLLGGTLVMTPLNAADGQIYAVAQGTIIAGGVAAQGDAGGVVQGVPTAGVIPSGARVEREIDFDFAGLDTIRLALREPDFTTAGRIETAINGRVGRDAAIMLDAGTVQLTLSRMRAASPAHALGQIENILVEPERKARVVVDQRSGTIVMGQDVRISRVAVSQGNLTLRIQETPLVVQPNPFAQGETVVVPRTQAGIEEEPGIGLAEVLPGTSLSEVIAGLNALGVAPRDMIDILKSIKAAGALHAEFVVR, encoded by the coding sequence ATGGCACTGGCGCTTGCGCTTGCGGGCGTTACGGCTGCGGCCAGTCCGATCCGGATCAAGGATCTGGTCGAGTTTGACGGGGTGCGCGGCAATGACCTTGTGGGCTATGGCCTTGTTGTGGGGCTGAATGGCACGGGTGACGGGTTGCGCAATGCGCCCTTCACCGAAGAGATCATGTCGAATATCCTCGAACGCCTCGGAATCAACGTCTCGGGCGAGCAATTTCGCCCCAAGAATGTTGCCGCCGTATTTGTCACGGCCGAGTTGCCGCCCTTTGCCCGCGCGGGCAGCCAGATCGACGTCACGATATCCGCCATCGGCGATGCCAAGAGCCTGTTGGGCGGCACCCTTGTAATGACCCCGCTCAATGCGGCGGATGGTCAGATTTATGCCGTGGCTCAGGGTACGATCATCGCTGGGGGCGTGGCGGCGCAAGGGGATGCGGGCGGGGTCGTGCAAGGGGTCCCGACGGCGGGTGTCATTCCCTCTGGTGCGCGGGTCGAGCGCGAGATCGACTTTGACTTTGCAGGCCTTGATACAATCCGGCTGGCCCTGCGAGAGCCGGATTTCACCACTGCCGGCCGGATAGAGACGGCGATCAATGGCCGTGTGGGCCGGGATGCCGCCATCATGCTGGACGCTGGCACCGTGCAATTGACGCTCTCGCGGATGCGTGCGGCCTCGCCCGCGCATGCCCTTGGCCAGATCGAGAATATTCTGGTCGAGCCCGAGCGCAAGGCCCGGGTTGTGGTCGATCAACGGTCAGGCACCATCGTGATGGGGCAGGATGTCCGTATATCGCGGGTCGCCGTTTCACAGGGTAACCTGACCCTACGCATTCAGGAAACGCCGCTTGTGGTGCAACCCAATCCCTTTGCCCAAGGCGAAACCGTTGTGGTGCCGCGCACACAGGCCGGGATCGAAGAAGAGCCCGGGATTGGATTGGCCGAGGTTTTACCGGGCACCTCACTCTCGGAGGTGATTGCCGGGTTGAATGCGTTGGGTGTGGCCCCGCGTGACATGATCGACATTCTCAAAAGCATCAAGGCGGCAGGCGCGCTGCATGCCGAGTTCGTCGTGCGATAG
- a CDS encoding flagellin — translation MNFQSIGDLAQSFALRRQGVDLRQQLDRLGLELSSGRAADLGRHLSGNLLPLADIEHELVLLAGHRTAAREAATDTEVMQAALARVQGVTTDLATQGIILGTAGTTRQVSDLAATATQALGSLIGSLNTEVAGRALFSGAQTDTSPLAAAETVLSEVRDALIGATTAAEVKSRLDVFFDSPTGGFLASIYQGGDSEVAPYRLGSGESVALDIRADHAGLRAALKQVALIAVSDDAGLALALGDRISLASGAGVALLAHQDVLTEMRASLGQAENRIAQSAVRIAAEITSFEIARGELVSVDAFETAVELEQVQFQLESLYTVTARASRLSLLNFLS, via the coding sequence ATGAATTTTCAGAGCATTGGTGATCTTGCGCAGTCCTTTGCGCTGCGCCGGCAGGGCGTGGACCTGCGCCAGCAATTGGACCGTCTTGGGCTAGAATTGAGCAGTGGCCGGGCCGCAGACCTTGGGCGGCACCTGTCGGGAAACCTCCTGCCACTGGCCGACATCGAGCACGAACTGGTGCTCTTGGCGGGGCATCGCACGGCTGCCCGTGAGGCTGCGACCGATACCGAGGTCATGCAAGCCGCTTTGGCCCGCGTGCAGGGCGTCACCACAGATCTTGCGACACAGGGCATCATCCTGGGCACAGCGGGTACGACACGCCAAGTGTCGGACCTTGCCGCAACCGCAACTCAGGCCCTTGGCTCCTTGATCGGGTCTCTCAACACCGAGGTGGCAGGGCGCGCCCTCTTTTCTGGCGCGCAGACAGACACAAGCCCGCTGGCCGCAGCTGAAACCGTCCTCTCCGAGGTCCGCGATGCGCTTATTGGGGCGACGACTGCCGCAGAGGTAAAAAGCCGATTGGATGTCTTCTTTGATAGTCCGACCGGCGGGTTTCTGGCCTCGATCTATCAGGGCGGGGATAGCGAGGTTGCCCCCTATAGGCTTGGCTCGGGCGAGTCTGTGGCCCTTGATATCCGGGCGGATCATGCGGGGTTGCGCGCGGCGCTCAAGCAGGTCGCCTTGATCGCCGTAAGCGATGATGCGGGTCTGGCTCTGGCTTTAGGTGATCGGATCAGCCTTGCCTCTGGGGCCGGTGTTGCACTCTTGGCACATCAGGATGTGCTGACCGAAATGCGCGCAAGTCTCGGGCAGGCCGAGAACCGGATCGCGCAATCTGCCGTGCGTATCGCCGCTGAAATCACCAGTTTCGAGATCGCGCGCGGCGAACTGGTCTCTGTCGATGCGTTCGAGACGGCGGTCGAGTTGGAGCAGGTGCAATTCCAACTGGAATCCCTTTATACCGTAACGGCGCGGGCTTCGCGCCTCAGCCTCTTGAATTTCCTGTCATGA